One genomic window of Azospirillum sp. TSH100 includes the following:
- a CDS encoding ferritin-like domain-containing protein yields MAAKTMQDLLIEDLRDIYHAEKQIAKALPKMAKAVSSDQLRQAFETHLEQTNGQIERLQQVFEELDTRPRGKHCDAMEGLISEAQEILEMGLAPEVQDAALIAAAQKVEHYEIASYGTLHAYATACGLDKVAQLLDETLQEEKETDSLLNKLAIGDVNKKAMAASGKKAA; encoded by the coding sequence ATGGCCGCCAAGACGATGCAGGATCTGCTGATCGAGGATCTTCGCGACATTTACCACGCCGAGAAGCAGATCGCGAAGGCTCTGCCCAAGATGGCCAAGGCCGTCAGTTCCGACCAGTTGCGCCAGGCGTTCGAAACCCATCTGGAACAGACCAACGGCCAGATCGAACGGCTCCAGCAGGTGTTCGAGGAACTGGACACCCGCCCGCGTGGCAAGCATTGCGATGCGATGGAAGGGCTGATCAGCGAGGCCCAGGAAATACTGGAAATGGGTCTGGCGCCCGAGGTGCAGGACGCCGCCCTGATCGCCGCCGCCCAGAAGGTCGAGCATTACGAGATCGCCAGTTACGGCACGCTGCACGCCTATGCCACCGCCTGCGGCCTCGACAAGGTCGCCCAGCTTCTGGACGAGACCCTGCAGGAGGAAAAGGAAACCGACAGCCTGCTCAACAAGCTGGCGATCGGCGACGTCAACAAGAAGGCGATGGCCGCCAGCGGCAAGAAGGCCGCCTGA
- a CDS encoding GNAT family N-acetyltransferase — protein MTTSPPPIRRVQFNALTLTELHDLLALRSRVFVVEQASPYPDIDGRDPGALHLIASDAGGAVIGCARCLGPDGEGPQEPVSFGRLAVDPSQRSTGLGRALVAESLAVLAERWPDRDVVIGAQLYLERFYGGFGLVRDTEPYDDFGIPHIDMRLRR, from the coding sequence GTGACGACATCCCCCCCTCCCATCCGCCGCGTTCAGTTCAACGCCCTGACCCTGACCGAACTGCACGATCTGCTGGCCTTGCGCAGCCGGGTGTTCGTGGTGGAACAGGCCTCCCCCTATCCCGACATCGACGGGCGCGACCCTGGGGCGCTTCACCTGATCGCGTCGGACGCCGGCGGCGCCGTTATCGGCTGCGCCCGCTGCCTTGGACCTGATGGCGAAGGTCCGCAAGAGCCGGTTTCCTTCGGCCGGCTGGCGGTCGATCCGTCGCAACGCTCGACCGGGCTGGGGCGGGCACTGGTGGCGGAGTCGCTGGCGGTGCTGGCGGAGCGCTGGCCAGACCGCGATGTGGTCATCGGCGCGCAGCTTTACCTGGAACGTTTCTATGGCGGCTTCGGGCTGGTGCGCGACACCGAGCCCTATGATGATTTCGGCATTCCCCACATCGACATGCGGCTGCGGCGCTGA